A region from the Hyalangium gracile genome encodes:
- a CDS encoding S1C family serine protease, whose amino-acid sequence MSDLLSLSQSIASLVERLAPSVVRVEARRRRGATGVVWSSEGHVLTTSHSVEHEGQIQISLPDGRTAAAELVGRDPSTDLALLKTEAPGLTPLTPAPLDGLKVGHLVLALGHPGRTTRATLGIVSALGDEWRTHAGGRIHRYLETDADLPPGFSGGPLVDAQGRFLGLLTAAFSRTAAVAIPGETLSRVVTTLKEHGGIRRGYLGVGAYPVRLPQHLWARAGAETGLIFLSVDPDGPAHRAGLLLGDVLVHLGGRPLEGVEDLLGYLADEKVGTTVPARVLRAGEVREVSLTIGKRS is encoded by the coding sequence ATGTCCGACCTGCTCTCGCTCTCCCAGTCCATCGCCTCCCTCGTCGAGCGCCTCGCTCCCTCCGTCGTCCGCGTGGAGGCCCGCCGCCGACGCGGCGCCACCGGCGTCGTCTGGAGCTCCGAGGGCCACGTCCTCACCACCAGCCACTCCGTCGAGCACGAGGGGCAGATTCAAATCAGCCTCCCCGACGGCCGCACCGCCGCCGCCGAGCTCGTCGGCCGTGACCCCAGCACCGACCTGGCCCTCCTCAAGACCGAGGCTCCCGGCCTCACCCCCCTCACCCCCGCTCCCCTCGATGGCCTGAAGGTGGGCCACCTCGTGCTCGCCCTGGGCCACCCCGGCCGCACCACCCGAGCCACCCTGGGCATCGTCAGCGCCCTGGGAGATGAGTGGCGCACCCACGCCGGCGGCCGCATCCACCGCTACCTCGAGACGGACGCCGACCTGCCGCCCGGCTTCTCCGGCGGACCGCTCGTGGACGCCCAGGGCCGCTTCCTCGGCCTGCTCACCGCCGCCTTCTCCCGCACCGCCGCCGTCGCCATCCCCGGCGAGACGCTCTCCCGCGTCGTCACCACCCTCAAGGAGCACGGCGGCATCCGCCGCGGCTACCTGGGCGTCGGCGCCTACCCCGTGCGCCTGCCCCAGCACCTGTGGGCCCGCGCCGGCGCGGAGACCGGCCTCATCTTCCTCTCCGTGGACCCTGACGGCCCCGCCCACCGCGCCGGCCTGCTCCTGGGCGACGTGCTCGTCCACCTCGGCGGCCGCCCGCTCGAGGGCGTGGAGGATCTGCTCGGCTACCTCGCCGACGAGAAGGTCGGCACCACCGTCCCCGCCAGGGTGCTGCGCGCCGGCGAGGTCCGCGAAGTCTCCCTCACCATCGGCAAGCGCTCCTGA
- a CDS encoding S1C family serine protease has protein sequence MKLLQQFSDDLEELVARATPAVVGVEHGRGHGTGLFLTPDGYVLTNRHVVRSSRRQTVTLSTGEERKATFVGGDSPTDLAVLRVEGSDYPTLPLADPKDVRMGQLVVAIGNPFRLEQSVSLGVVSAINRSLNLPDGTLLEGLLQTDAAINPGNSGGPLLNTRGQVVGLNTLVLPYAQGIGFAVSATTAAWVASLLIQRGKVERRYLGVAARAVALEPAQARDAGQPRGVLILQVQQGTPADAAGLEPEDLLLGINQRPVGSVDDVQRVMALSPHPEVVLDVLRKGRRRELSAYVFSGVKPAAA, from the coding sequence ATGAAGCTGCTGCAACAGTTCTCCGATGATCTCGAGGAGCTCGTCGCCCGAGCCACTCCCGCCGTCGTGGGCGTGGAGCACGGCCGCGGCCACGGCACCGGCCTCTTCCTCACCCCGGACGGCTACGTGCTCACCAACCGCCATGTGGTGCGCAGCTCGCGCCGGCAGACGGTGACGCTCTCCACCGGCGAGGAGCGCAAGGCCACCTTCGTCGGCGGAGACTCGCCCACGGACCTCGCCGTGCTGCGCGTGGAGGGCTCGGACTACCCCACCCTGCCCCTGGCCGACCCCAAGGACGTGCGCATGGGACAGCTCGTGGTGGCCATCGGCAACCCGTTCCGCCTGGAGCAGTCCGTGTCGCTCGGCGTGGTGAGCGCCATCAACCGCAGCCTCAACCTGCCCGATGGCACCCTCCTGGAGGGCCTGCTCCAGACGGACGCCGCCATCAACCCGGGCAACTCGGGCGGGCCCCTGCTCAACACCCGCGGCCAGGTGGTGGGGCTCAACACCCTGGTGCTGCCCTACGCCCAGGGCATCGGCTTCGCCGTGAGCGCTACCACCGCCGCCTGGGTGGCCAGCCTCCTCATCCAGCGCGGCAAGGTGGAGCGGCGCTACCTGGGCGTGGCCGCTCGCGCGGTGGCGCTCGAGCCCGCTCAGGCCCGGGACGCCGGTCAGCCCCGAGGCGTGCTCATCCTCCAGGTGCAGCAGGGCACTCCCGCCGACGCCGCGGGGCTGGAGCCGGAGGACCTGCTGCTGGGCATCAACCAGCGCCCGGTGGGCAGCGTGGACGACGTGCAGCGCGTGATGGCCCTGTCCCCCCACCCCGAGGTGGTCCTGGACGTGCTGCGCAAGGGCCGCCGCCGCGAGCTGTCCGCCTATGTCTTCTCCGGCGTGAAGCCCGCGGCCGCGTAG